Part of the Quercus robur chromosome 5, dhQueRobu3.1, whole genome shotgun sequence genome, CTATAAGAACTTTGGCCTTTAAAAGCCATTATTTATtctattgtttttcttttttggttataatttgtattatttgaagTTTTGATCTCTTTTTAGTtctgaaaatcataaaaattgttGACCATATATAATtcctttccttttaaaaaataaataaataactgaaattctcttttgctttttagaatattttgtaAGCCACATTTAGCAAGGTTGTTGGGAATTTCCTGCTATTTATTtagaaagtaataaaatattaagGCTTTTTTATGTGAGGCCCATGTGTCAATCACCGGAAGTTGGCCTTATTAAATCCGGGTCTATGTTTTAGAACCAAGCAGGAACTCAACACCTGCCCAAGAAAACTAAAGGCTATCGGTGTACCTTTTGGGCCTACAAAAGAAACCAGGCCTTATGGGTGTGTGGACCAAAAAGAGTGGAACCATCAGAAGGATTCCTAATGAGATCAAGTATAGGTGATCTTCTGCTAATATGTCGGTGTCTTGCTAAGAAAGAAGACCTTACACCATGgccaaccaatgtagattggaaAAAGAGGCTTTGAAGGTTCAGTTAGCCAAAAAACAAGTTGAGACTTTGAGAGTGAGTAGTGACAAAGTATAACAATAGCTGAAAATTGCATATCTTGGTTAGTGCAATGATGGTTGTATTTATAAGACAAGGGGGACTTGAATTTGGCGGGAATTACTCTCCTAATTCCTAAATCTGGCTTTTAGGACTGCATGGTCTATTGAGAGGATGGGTGTTAGGGTAATAGGCCCAAAACTATAAGCCCATGGAACAAGTTCAATTGTATTTAATGTGACTGTCGATTGATGAGACACAATAAATATTGATATGAGAAGGAATCAGTAATATTTAACTGACACTCATTATGAAAAAGATCTTATTAGTCCACCCGCCATATGAGAGATACCGATTACCGATTGGAGTACAACCATGTCAGCCAAGGATGGGTTGATTGTCACAAGCCCAAAACGCCTAAGCATCCATATTGTGCGGATCAAGAGCCTATCCTAGAGCTTGAGCTAACATATACTTCAGGAAAATGGAACTACAGAACTAGCCTAGGTAGGCTCGAGAGATGGGCCATTCCCTGGGCCTAAAGGTCCTTCAATAGGCCGAACCTCCTCCAACTACTCccttattttcattaaatatatatatatatatatatttatatatatatataacaaagacagttatatatatatatatatatatatatatatataacaaagaCAGTACTGTGTCTAAAACCTTACGCTTTGGTACCATATGTTCGTCCTAAAGAAGATGGAAGTCCGTGGGAGTAGAAATCACATGTAAgagtttctttaaaaattacaaGGATAAGGATAGAAATGGCTTTGGGCTTATTTATAGAGCACATGTACCATTTGATGAAGAGTTGCACACTCTGGAAGTGGAAGGGTTGTAATCTAGGAACAAACAAACTTTTAACCCACATTAATATGTACTAATTGTCTAGCCATAAAGGATGCAAAAATATGTACTATTTCGTGGTTTGGCTgcacaaatatatattaattaatttgtagGTTAGATAGTACATATGttatttaaaagaatttatatttttataagttttatataaTGGAACATATCGAtgtattttgtgtgtgtatgtatgtgtgtgtatatatatatatatatatatatgaaaaacataatttaataaaaagatttaaattacatattacaattttttttttatataaatggataaaatgttattaatagaactttttttaaatataccaTAATTGCTTGACTAATTTGAACATatccaagaattttttttaaaaaaaatgtacacttCCAATCCATGTAACACAAGTAACATGGTACATTAAGTTTAAATcattatataagtttagaattgtaatttttttttctttccaaatataagtataatgtCTATATCActtaaacttgaattttaaagtaatcttttgaatatttataatatatattgttttttagaTCCAatatctctaatttctaatgcccatttgtttgtatttttttagtccaaaattaaagaatttggcctaaacaaaataaaatttcatacttttcaaccctaaaaataagaagaaaaaataatgattttgagcccaaaactaaaaaaaggaaacctacccccaaaaaaaaaaaaaaatctatttaagGCCCAATTAGTCCAAAATGGATTGAATGGGCAAAAGTGGACCAACAAGGACTGAAATGGACTAAAGGGGACCGAAATGGACTGAATGGGCCTAATTGGACTAAAATGTTAAGTTGATGTGATGTGACTCAAACGAGGTATACCAATAATAAATCCtacattttaacttttaaatattataaagatTTGTAAGACttatatgtaataaaatttgtactaACAACATtattactaaaaaataattaagaatttGTTTATTACATTGTTGGTGTGAGAGTAAATTTTTTAGTTAGTAAActatttcatttaaatgttctttttactattaaaacattaaatgaaaacattcataagatgcattatttaaaagattttattttttgataaatattaattttaacaagCGTAAATGActtcatttaattatttactaataaattttacaattgaaaTAGATCGAAATGAACCAAAATGGACGAAATGCTAAGTTTATGTGGTTCAACAAGAGCATAGTAAGTTGtaacaataaatactatatttcaatttttagatattatattaGAGCTTagcattagtttttttttttttttgtcatttttttcatGTGAATTGCATTATCGAGATTTTAGATATTATTATCTTAAAATGAGTATAAGAATTTGAATTAGAGCTTAGCATTAGTTCTTTTTGCTATGTCACATAATCATGGTGCATTGCATTCATCAAGATTTTAGATATCATTATCTTAAAATGAGTATAATCTCAAAACACAAAATTCGTTTCTATATTGCTAAACTTCTACAGCCAAAAATTAAGTCAAGCCACGCCAAATCACACTGCCCAACCAGACTGCACACAGTAAAATGTATGTACTTTTTCAGTATGAAGCTCACTGAGATGGTAAGCCAAGATTGTTCCCTATCCTCCTTTTGTCCTCTTTACTTTTTGTTAAGAAGGTGAGCAAGGTTGCGAAGTTCCTCAAATGCATGCATTGTTTCTGCGTCAAATCCTCCAGCAAACTGCATcaagaataaacaaaaatgaatcaATATGTACTCTAAGTAGTTCAACTGAAATACAACACCATCTGGGCTCATCATTGACCCCATGAAACAGTAGAAGTCTATCAATTTTCAACTCCTGCTTATGGTCAAGAAGCATCACAAGATATAATGAGAAACCTTTCCAAATAACaagatttcttctttttcttttgtctttttgtaacctttttttttttttggcaccaTATGGTTACATTTTAGATGCTCTATATTGTGACATTAAAGTAAAAGGAAACACTATTATTGTTATGCTACGAACCTGATGAATTCTAAAAGCAAATCGGACTCCTTGAAGCAACATATAGTCCATTGCAGGATCTTTTTCCAGAGCTGTCTTTGATTGAAGTTCCATAGCTACTCTTTTCATGTATATCTTTGCCAACTTGACAGAGCCAAACTTTATCTGAAACATCCAATGGTTCAATTATTTTGCTAAGCCTCAGTATTCTATAAAATGCAAAACGCAGGCTAATAGAGGGGCAAATGGAAATTGCATACTTAAACCATAAATCCCACAACAGAACGCATTGGTGGAGGTCAGCAATAAATGGAAATATGTAAGATTGTACAGGCGCCCTGGACCTTATATACAGATCTCTGGACACCATATGGCATACAATCTTATTAGATGAATAAAGACTGACACCACTTTTGTTCCGCCTTAAAGAACCAGTTAGAGGTTTATGTTATTCCAAAATCAATGtgttaattttagtttttggtaaGCTTatgttaatataataaaatatgcaTACAGGCATGTGCACATTGAGTGAGACTgatacaaagagagaaaaagataaggGCAAAGGGCCTTGGCTTCATCGCCCTACCCTTATGGCCTTATCCATTTCAACTCCTCTATTCCACCACTACCACCTCCCTCATATCACCTACAGCCACTGCTGCCAACCGCCCATTGATCACCAATCTCCAGCCACCAACTGGTGGCCATTCACCCCACCCTCTACCTTGCCAAAGCAActaccatcaccaccaccagcaCTTTCCTCACCCTAACCACCACTGTTGTGAATTTTCAATGCATTTTTCCAGGTTGCAATAAAACAATAGAAACGAAATTATAttccattgattttttttaattattggtaagttaaaaaaaaccctaatggGTCTTGAACCTAATCTAGCCCCCCTCTAGAATATCTAAGGGGAAGAGGCAAtagttgagctagagctcattggtcATTTCCACTGAAAATGTTATTTGTAGAAAAACATTTTACGCCAAAACAAATGGAGCCTTAGATGCTTTAGATTTGATCTGCACACCACTTTTTATGTGTAATGATCTAAAATGTAATAGTCCCTTTTCTACCATCTTCATATACCTCTCTTATTGGAAGAAGGCAGATCAGAAAACTAACATAAAGATTTTGCAATGGTTTGATGGATTTTGATTTAAGATATGTTTCTcttttgaacaatttttatattttatattataagaCCTCATGAAAACTAGATTAATGATTATGAAAATGACAACCAATTAAGTTTACCTTGCTTATGATACCATTATCAAGTATCCAGTCTGTGGGAATGTTAAATTCCTTGCAATTACGCATCAATGAATCCCTTGTTCGTAGAAGGTTGTAGACTGTACGCTCCATCCTGATGGTAGAAAGAAGATGTTTACAAGTTTTCAAGTATGATATATAGCATTCCTAGAGTAaaagaacaaatttaggaataGCAATACAAAtgtagagaaaaataaaatctcaggTTCTTACTTCTCAGACAACGCAACCATTTTCTTCAGTGCAATGTCACAAGGCAGTCGGGGATCATCCTTGTAAGAAGACACTTCAGTCTCCAATTTCTTGAGATCTCTATACCCAAAAGCTGCTTCTCGCAATGTGTCGGCTTTCTTCTCTGGCCAATCAAAGTGCTTTAGGACTGCCCTCTCATCCACCTTTAAAAAGGATGCAAAAGACAACATGGAATCCGTGTAACTGTTTCCTTACATTTAAAATGTAATGACTACAAGAATCTTCAATTGATtgcaagaaaaatattaaaaactaagaacgTGTAACTTCGGAGAGCATGATTCAAGAGATTTTCTTGTAAACAGTATCAAAAGCTATAATACAATTGTTGCATACATTTGAGACTGTTATTATATATTCACATCccattttaaaacaaatgaatgaATAGAGAAATGACCAAAGTGATTAAAATTCTAGATATTTGGaaccaaaattttatgaaatcaAAATAGTTACTCTTAACAGTGACAGCAATCTACTTACAAGAAAGCAAAGTTCATCGTCAAGCCACTTCACAAATGCCACAACATCTTCAATCTTTTGAAAAACTGCATTATTCACCTCTCTTATCAATGAATTTACAAATTCTCCTTGAGTCTCAACATCTGCCTTTATCTGCATAACAAATGATAAACACACCTTGAGTTAAGGATATCTAAACTAGTTGATGTACTTAACAAAGTAACAAAGTAACAAATGGAACTTAAAACACCGAAAGTGTACATTTCATTTAGGCAAGAAGGCATGAGAAAAGGAATTTCCAGTTCTTAGATTAGAAACTTCCATCATGCTAGAAGACAAGTTTTTATTACTTTTCTCCTTGTTCTCAGCAGTTTAGCAggacatttaatttttttttttttttttaaaacgaaaaaaaaaaaaaaaaaaaaaaaacaaaaattttggactTTTTATCATGTATTTAATCAAAATCCTGCACCTCGAGattgataaattaccaattgtctcAAGAACTTaaactagaaaaagaaagaaatctcTTCTAACACAAATAAATCTCTTCTaactggaaaaagaaaagaatgagtaatttcaaaaagaaaataaatgagcAAAACACTTACAGCAAGCAAATGTGAGGATCGGTTCTCAATTTCTCCGATCATGCTACTACGAACATTTGCAACATCTGGGACATCACAAATTCCTCCATTTGAAGAATCCTTTCTAGAATCTCTCTTCATGAGTGAATGGTAAAACTCAACTACTTGTGGGGCACGCTTGACCATTCCTGCAGTGCTCCTCACTGCAAACTTTGGAGGTGGTGGGGGAGGAGgaggcggtggtggtggtggaattTGAGTGTTACATTCCTCCTTAGGTCCACTAGAAATGAAACGTGTAGGCCTTGGAGGAGGATTCGGAATACGCAATGCCCTTTTCTCAACATCAAAAGAAACTGAAATTTTATTAGCTTCTTGCCCATTTCCAAAGACTTGGGCTCTTTGAATCATACCCAACTCATATGTTTGTGGAGTTGACGGTTCTACTTCCTTTTCCATGTCTTTTGTACATACAAAACAATCAGATTGCCTTCTCTTGTTTGGTACCAATTCTTCTGCACAGCATTTGGATCCACTTATAGAGTGTCTTCTCCTAGGACTTCTCAGTTCCTCCAAATCAACCCAACTTTTATCTAGAAGGATATCTGGCGATTCTAAATTTGGTAAATCCTCGTCAGAAATAGGCCATTTCTTTAACTTCTTTATAAGGTTTAATCTCTTTGCACTACTACATTCTAAGTACTCATTGCTTCGAGAAGAGAATGAACCAACAGATTCAGCACTCCTCTCAAATGAATGTGGGCTAGATGGCTTATCTGAATTCATTGTTGAGCATGAATTGCGCAACTCATTTCTTAAACACGAATTCACCCACCTCAAGTATGCAAGCTCCTCAACCTCATTTAATCTGCTCATCTGTAGTCCTTCAACTTGTTTGCATAGATCTTCATTTGTGTGTCTCAGCAAA contains:
- the LOC126726783 gene encoding protein CHUP1, chloroplastic-like; amino-acid sequence: MREENPSEKKVKTSKFADQNLIPKPQSHNSKGNNNGSNPSKLRSASSWGSQIVKGFSSATDRKTKASQQPTLNVTVHTKKPQPLLSSSDSSTNQNQKNPFVPSHSRVKRSLIGDLSCSVSVNAAQVHVHPHRRQSSRDLFTELENLRSLLQQSKDREFKLQAELSECKRNPKVLDLERELDVKRTELDDLVRKIGLLEFEKAEKTSLSDHLSEVSSSRGEEDNENSSVTLSSSSTSLEMEVVELRRLNKELQLEKRNLACRLASMDSQLASLAKVSEESDIVAKIKAEASLLRHTNEDLCKQVEGLQMSRLNEVEELAYLRWVNSCLRNELRNSCSTMNSDKPSSPHSFERSAESVGSFSSRSNEYLECSSAKRLNLIKKLKKWPISDEDLPNLESPDILLDKSWVDLEELRSPRRRHSISGSKCCAEELVPNKRRQSDCFVCTKDMEKEVEPSTPQTYELGMIQRAQVFGNGQEANKISVSFDVEKRALRIPNPPPRPTRFISSGPKEECNTQIPPPPPPPPPPPPPKFAVRSTAGMVKRAPQVVEFYHSLMKRDSRKDSSNGGICDVPDVANVRSSMIGEIENRSSHLLAIKADVETQGEFVNSLIREVNNAVFQKIEDVVAFVKWLDDELCFLVDERAVLKHFDWPEKKADTLREAAFGYRDLKKLETEVSSYKDDPRLPCDIALKKMVALSEKMERTVYNLLRTRDSLMRNCKEFNIPTDWILDNGIISKIKFGSVKLAKIYMKRVAMELQSKTALEKDPAMDYMLLQGVRFAFRIHQFAGGFDAETMHAFEELRNLAHLLNKK